The sequence below is a genomic window from Streptomyces sp. NBC_00582.
CGGCCGTGGTGCCGCCGATGCCGGCCGAAGGCTGGTGCATCATGACGCGCGCGTTCGGCAGCGCGTACCGCTTGCCGGGTGCCCCGACGCTCAGCAGGAACTGGCCCATGCTCGCCGCGAAGCCCAGGGCGAGCGTCGAGACGTCGTTGGGGATCAGCCGCATGGTGTCGTAGACGGCCAGCCCCGCGTGCACCGAACCGCCCGGACTGTTGACGAACAGGGCGATGTCGGTGTGCGGGTCCTCCGCCGAGAGGATCAGCAGCTGGGCGCAGACCCGGTTCGCCGACACCTCGTCGACCTGGGTGCCCAGCAGCACGATCCGCTGGGCGAGCAGCTGGGCGGCGAGATGGTCGTCGAACCGGGTGGGCAGGGTGTCGCCCTCCTCGGCCCGGGGCGCGAGCGTGGTCGGTGGCGTCATCGGTTGTCCTCGTGGTCGCGGGGATGCCGTCGCCCCCACTGTCGACCGCGCGCGACGTCCTCGGCCGGTTTCTCTGCCCGCGGCAGATCAGCCCTCGGCAGAGACCCCGCTCAGCCCTTCTCGCGCAGGTGCCGGAAGAACGCCCGTACGTCGTCCACCAGCAGATCGGGCTCCTCCATCGCGGCGAAATGGCCGCCGCGGTCGAACTCCGTCCAGCGCACCAGGTTCTCCGTGCGCTCCGCCCGGGCCCGCAGCGGGATCTGCGGCTCCGCCGGGAACAGCGCGAGCGCCGTCGGGGCGGCGGACGGCTCCTGCGGCGCGGCCGTCCGGCCGGAGACCGGGTGCTGTCGCTCGTAGTAGATCCGCGCCGACGAACCGGCCGTCCCGGTCAGCCAGTACAGCATCACGTTCGTGAGCAGCCGGTCCCGGTCGACCGCCTCCTCCGGCAGCTCCTCCGAGTCCGTCCACTCGCGGAACTTCTCGACGATCCAGGCGAGTTGCCCCACCGGCGAGTCGGTCAGGCCGTACGCCAGGGTCTGCGGACGGGTGGCCTGCTGGACGGCGTAGCCGATGCCCTCCGCCGAGAACGCCGCCCACCGGCGCCACGACTCCAGCGCCCGCTCCCGCTCCCCGGGGCCCATGGCGTCCAGCTCCCGCGGCGTGGGCTCCCGGGTGGCCTGAGCACCCGGCAGCAGGGTGAGATGCACGCCGATGACCCGGCCGGTGTGGGCGCGGCCCAGCTCACGGGAGATCGCCGCACCCCAGTCGCCGCCCTGCGCCCCGAACCGCTCGTGACCCAGCCGGGTCATCAGCTCGGCCCACGCGTCCGCGACCCGGGCCGCCTCCCAGCCCGCGCCGGTGACCGGCCCGGAGAGCCCGAACCCCGGGATGCCCGGGACGACGACATGGAAGGCGTCGGCCGGGTCCCCGCCGTGCGCCGCCGGGTCGGCGAGCGGCCCCACCACGTCCAGGAACTCCACGATCGAGCCGGGCCAGCCATGGGTGAGGATCAGCGGGGTCGCGTCCGGCTCGGGGGAGCGCACCTGCGCGAAGTGGACGTTCGTGCCGTCGATCGTGGTCGTGAACTGCGGCCACGCGTTCAGCCGCGCCTCGGCCGCCCGCCAGTCGTACTCCTCGCGCCAGTACCGGACCAGCTCGCGCAGATAGTCGCCCGGCACGCCGTACGCCCAGCCGGTGGCGGGCAGTCCCTCGGGCCAGCGGGTGCGGTCGAGCCGGTCGTACAGGTCGTCGAGGTCGCTCTGCGGGATGTCGAGGCGGAAGGGCCGGATGCCGCTGTCTGCGGTCGATGACGTCATGGGACCGGATGCTAGTTCGGCGCGTCGATGCGGCCATCCGGATTGTTTCCGGCCCGACCGATGAGTTCCCGGGCGCCGCCCGGTCGACACTGGTGACCGCGTTCCACGCCCCAGGAGGGACCTCATGACCACCGACGGATTCACCACGTGCCTCTGGTTCGACGGCCAGGCCGAGGAGGCCGCCCACCACTACGTGTCGATCTTCAAGAACGCCAGTGTCGGTCGCGTGGCCCGCTACACCGAGGCCGGACCCGGCCCCGCCGGCACCGTGGTGACGGTGGAGTTCACCGCCAACGGCCAGAAGTTCGTCGCGCTCAACGGTGGCCCGGAGTTCAAGTTCACCGAGGCGATCTCCTTCCAGATCGACTGCGCCGACCAGGAGGAGATCGACTACTACTGGACCAGGCTCACCGAGGACGGCGGCGAGCCCGGCCCCTGCGGCTGGCTGAAGGACAAGTACGGCGTGTCCTGGCAGGTCGTCCCGAGCGAACTCATCCCCATGGTCACCGACACCGACCAGGAGAAGGCCGCCCGCGCCATGAAGGCCATGCTCTCCATGGGCAAGCTCGACATCGCCGCCCTGCGCAAGGCCTACGACGGGGAGTAGTGCCGGCCGCACGGCGAGGGCGCGCTACCGGGCCCGGGCCTCCGTGAGGATCTCCTTGATCACATGCCGGGAGCTCTCCGCCAGCGGCGGGTTGGTCTCCCAGTAGTACGGCAACTGGATCAGCGAGATCGACAGGGCCCAGCCCCGTCCGCGCGCCCACTCGTCGTCGTCCGCGCCCACCGCCTCCCGGAACGTGTGGCGCGCCGAGGCGGGCAGCAGGTTCCAGGCGGGGATGAGGTCCACGGCCGGATCGCCCACGCCCACACAGCCGAAGTCGATCACGGCCGTCAGTCGCCCGCCCGTGACCAGCACGTTCCCGGGTGAGAGATCACCGTGCGTCCACACCGGCGGCACCGTCCGCCCCGGCACCCGCAGCGCCTCCTCCCACAGCGCGGTGACCGCGTCGGTGTCGATCCGCCCCCGCAACTGCGCGATCGCGTCCCGGGTGTAGCCGTCCCGCTCGCTCAACGGCCCGCCCCGGTGGCTCGGCGGCCCGCCCCGGGCGTCGACCTCGCGCAGGCCCGCGACGAACGCCCCGAGGTCCGCCGCCAGCGACTGCGGCTCCTCGACGGCCCCTGCCACCGGATTACGGCCGTCCAGCCAGCCGTAGACGGACCACGGCCAGGGGAAGCCCTCGCCCGGGGCGCCCTCCGCCAGCGGCACCGGCGCCGCGACCCGCAGGCCGGGGCCCAGCCGGGCCAGCCAGTGCTGCTCGCGCGCCACGTTCTCCACCGCGCCGGGGCGCCGGGGCAGCCTGACCACCTTGTCGGTGCCCAGCCGGAACATCGCGTTCTCCGTCCCGGACGACGCCAGCCGCCGTACGGCCAGTCCCGCCCAGCGCGGGAACTGGGCGGCGATCAGCCGGCTCACCAGCGGGGCGTCGGCATCGACCTCGTCGGGGTGCATCCTGCGGGCGGTCATGCGGATCATTGCAACGGATCGACGACCGCCCTGTCCAAGGGAATTACGCCCCGGCACATACGGCGGCGCCCGCCCCAGGGAGGGGGAGGCGGGCGCCGCGGGACACCTCAGACCCGGTCGGCCACGATCATCAGATACTGGAAACTGCCGTTCTTGTAGGCGGTCAGGAACGTGTCCTCGATGCCGGTGACCAGATGGTCGGCCTGCCGGCGCAACTCCCAGTACGGGATGGCCGCCGCGGTGAGGTCCTCCACATGGACCGGCACCAGACGGTTGTCCGCCATCGCCCGGAAGTACCGCGAGCGGGGGTGGATGTCGCAGATGTAGTGCGCGTTGATGAGCGACACCTCACGCGAGGCCTGCCCGTACGTGTCGTTGTAGCAGCCGGTGATGACGACGTAGCGCCCGCCGCGGCGCAGCAGCCGGGAGTGCTCGGCGAACAGCAGGTCCAGCTCGACGTACATGCTCGACTCGTTGTTCCAGGAGGCCGCGTACGCGCCCGTCTCCAGTCCCGTGTCGAGCATGTTGCGGTGGTGGTAGCGCACCTTGTCGTCGATGCCCCGCTTGCGGGCCTGCCCGTTGGCGAACTCGGCCTGCTTGGCGGAGATCGTCACTCCGTCCGCGTGGCAGCCGTAGCGCAGATTCGCCGTGACACTGCCGCCGCCGCGCCCGCACCCGGCGTCGAAGACCCGGTCGGACGGGGTGAGCGGGCCGAGCCGGGAGGCGAGCAGCTCCGCCTGGGCGTGCTCCAGCCGGTGCAGCTCGGTGGTGATCCGCTCCTTGCGCAGCTCGGGGTCGGGCTCGTCGAGCACCGACCAGTCGGCGTCACCGACGCCGTAGTGATGGTGGTAGAGATCGTCGATCCGGCCCAGTTCGAGGTTGACCGGGTTCTCCTCCGCGTTCCAGTAGTCCGCCACCCGGTCCTGGTAGACGGACTGGGTCGGCAGCTCGATGGACTCGGTCAGAGCCTCGGGGGTCATGGTCAACGGTGACTCCTTGCGTGGCGGTACGTGAGGAACGGTCGAGAGAAGATCGCTTGTCACCAGTAGTGAGGCAGCGAGTAGCGGTGGGTGTTGGTGGCATGCCACTCGTGGTTGCCGGCCACCCAGTCCGACAGACCCTTGAGGTAGCGCTCGACGAGCGGCGAGGTCGCGGCGAGGACCGCCGACTCCGACTCGAACGCGTCCATGACCTCGTTGTGGATGTCGACCGACTTCAGATAGGCGGCCTTCAGCCCGCGCCGGTCGTTGGCGGCCACGACCTGCGGCAGGTTGAGATGGGTGGGATCGGACGCCAGCTCCTTGGTGAAGGAGTACAGGTCGTTGACGATCGTGGTGGCGTTGCAGGCGAGCGCCGTGACCCGCTGGATCTCCGGGCGGGCGTAGAGCTGCTCGGGCAGTTCGTAGCCGTCGACCGCGTCCACGATCGACAGACAGGGCCGGAAGTTGTTGAACTGCCGCATCACCAGGTACTCCCAGACCTGGGGCCGGTACCCGGTCTCCATCCAGGCCGCCTCGCCGAGGTAGCCCAGATGGAGCCGCGCCATGTCGTGCACGAACCGGTCGGTCTGGCTGGGGGTCGCCAGGGCCGCGTAGTCCTTCAGCGCCCAGAAGTACGAGCGCAGCGGACCGTCGGCCTGCATGCCCCGCGCCCACTGCTCCTGGTGCGCGGGCGGACCGTGGAAGGGGTCGAGCGCCGACTGCGCCAGGATCAGCCGGCCGGCGAGCCCGCTGCGGGAGCCGCCCCGGCCCTCGTCCTCCTCGCAGTAGCAGCTGTCCACGACGTTCTCCGCCAGCAGCAGCTTGCCCGCCGCCGTCAGCCGGTCCAGATCGGCGCCGCCCGGATGCTGCAGGACCACCGCCCGGCCGAACTGGAACCCCGCGAAGTCGCCGTTCCACGCCGTCG
It includes:
- a CDS encoding ATP-dependent Clp protease proteolytic subunit, with protein sequence MTPPTTLAPRAEEGDTLPTRFDDHLAAQLLAQRIVLLGTQVDEVSANRVCAQLLILSAEDPHTDIALFVNSPGGSVHAGLAVYDTMRLIPNDVSTLALGFAASMGQFLLSVGAPGKRYALPNARVMMHQPSAGIGGTTADIEIQAENLEFTKRTIERITAEHTGQTPETISRDGDRDRWFTAEQAREYGIVDRVVESLADVRPAPARRRMGL
- a CDS encoding epoxide hydrolase family protein; protein product: MTSSTADSGIRPFRLDIPQSDLDDLYDRLDRTRWPEGLPATGWAYGVPGDYLRELVRYWREEYDWRAAEARLNAWPQFTTTIDGTNVHFAQVRSPEPDATPLILTHGWPGSIVEFLDVVGPLADPAAHGGDPADAFHVVVPGIPGFGLSGPVTGAGWEAARVADAWAELMTRLGHERFGAQGGDWGAAISRELGRAHTGRVIGVHLTLLPGAQATREPTPRELDAMGPGERERALESWRRWAAFSAEGIGYAVQQATRPQTLAYGLTDSPVGQLAWIVEKFREWTDSEELPEEAVDRDRLLTNVMLYWLTGTAGSSARIYYERQHPVSGRTAAPQEPSAAPTALALFPAEPQIPLRARAERTENLVRWTEFDRGGHFAAMEEPDLLVDDVRAFFRHLREKG
- a CDS encoding VOC family protein, whose protein sequence is MTTDGFTTCLWFDGQAEEAAHHYVSIFKNASVGRVARYTEAGPGPAGTVVTVEFTANGQKFVALNGGPEFKFTEAISFQIDCADQEEIDYYWTRLTEDGGEPGPCGWLKDKYGVSWQVVPSELIPMVTDTDQEKAARAMKAMLSMGKLDIAALRKAYDGE
- a CDS encoding aminoglycoside phosphotransferase family protein — translated: MTARRMHPDEVDADAPLVSRLIAAQFPRWAGLAVRRLASSGTENAMFRLGTDKVVRLPRRPGAVENVAREQHWLARLGPGLRVAAPVPLAEGAPGEGFPWPWSVYGWLDGRNPVAGAVEEPQSLAADLGAFVAGLREVDARGGPPSHRGGPLSERDGYTRDAIAQLRGRIDTDAVTALWEEALRVPGRTVPPVWTHGDLSPGNVLVTGGRLTAVIDFGCVGVGDPAVDLIPAWNLLPASARHTFREAVGADDDEWARGRGWALSISLIQLPYYWETNPPLAESSRHVIKEILTEARAR
- a CDS encoding geranyl diphosphate 2-C-methyltransferase; this translates as MTPEALTESIELPTQSVYQDRVADYWNAEENPVNLELGRIDDLYHHHYGVGDADWSVLDEPDPELRKERITTELHRLEHAQAELLASRLGPLTPSDRVFDAGCGRGGGSVTANLRYGCHADGVTISAKQAEFANGQARKRGIDDKVRYHHRNMLDTGLETGAYAASWNNESSMYVELDLLFAEHSRLLRRGGRYVVITGCYNDTYGQASREVSLINAHYICDIHPRSRYFRAMADNRLVPVHVEDLTAAAIPYWELRRQADHLVTGIEDTFLTAYKNGSFQYLMIVADRV
- a CDS encoding family 2 encapsulin nanocompartment cargo protein terpene cyclase, which translates into the protein MTAASGLPGPPNLAASLTARRSGAIPGLRYREVAPADPEKAAEVDRRLEEWARGLDLFPTAWNGDFAGFQFGRAVVLQHPGGADLDRLTAAGKLLLAENVVDSCYCEEDEGRGGSRSGLAGRLILAQSALDPFHGPPAHQEQWARGMQADGPLRSYFWALKDYAALATPSQTDRFVHDMARLHLGYLGEAAWMETGYRPQVWEYLVMRQFNNFRPCLSIVDAVDGYELPEQLYARPEIQRVTALACNATTIVNDLYSFTKELASDPTHLNLPQVVAANDRRGLKAAYLKSVDIHNEVMDAFESESAVLAATSPLVERYLKGLSDWVAGNHEWHATNTHRYSLPHYW